In Aquila chrysaetos chrysaetos chromosome 10, bAquChr1.4, whole genome shotgun sequence, the following proteins share a genomic window:
- the GPR17 gene encoding uracil nucleotide/cysteinyl leukotriene receptor has translation MNGPADPSSLLFNCSNQSNFSLETSEQCGKETHLENILFATFYFLDFILAFVGNALALWLFIRDQKSGTPANIFLMHLAVADLFFVLVLPTRLVYHFSGNHWPFGEMPCRLTGFLFYLNMYASIYFLMCISVDRFLAIVHPVKSIKLRRSLYAHLACAFLWVTVGVAMAPLLLSVQTVEMKNTTVCLQLYREKASRHALASLAVAFTFPFVTTVTCYLLIIRSLKSGNRVEKHLKEKAIKMIIMVLMIFLICFVPYHVNRYIYILHYNGTQASCETQRILALSNRITSCLTSLNGAFDPVMYFFVAEKFREALCNLFCVKKTVMLPQTYEGKTNESSLSAKSEL, from the coding sequence ATGAATGGCCCAGCAGATCCCTCAAGCTTACTCTTCAATTGCTCAAATCAATCAAATTTCTCTTTGGAGACGTCAGAGCAATGTGGCAAAGAGACACACCTCGAGAACATCCTTTTTGCCACTTTCTACTTCCTGGACTTCATCCTGGCTTTTGTTGGCAATGCCCTGGCTCTTTGGCTCTTCATCCGGGACCAAAAGTCAGGCACACCTGCCAACATTTTCCTGATGCATCTTGCTGTGGCTGACCTGTTCTTTGTGCTCGTACTTCCTACCCGGCTGGTGTATCATTTTTCTGGTAATCATTGGCCATTTGGAGAGATGCCATGCAGACTCACTGGCTTCCTTTTTTACCTCAACATGTATGCCAGTATCTACTTCCTCATGTGTATCAGCGTTGACCGTTTCCTAGCCATTGTGCACCCTGTGAAGTCCATCAAGCTCCGCAGGTCCCTTTATGCCCATTTGGCATGTGCCTTTCTGTGGGTTACAGTTGGGGTTGCAATGGCACCTCTGCTGCTTAGTGTGCAGACAGTCGAGATGAAAAACACAACCGTCTGCCTGCAGCTCTACAGAGAAAAGGCATCACGTCATGCCCTTGCGTCCTTAGCAGTGGCATTCACCTTCCCATTTGTTACTACAGTAACTTGCTACTTATTAATCATCCGAAGCCTAAAGAGTGGGAACAGAGTTGAGAAACACCTGAAGGAAAAAGCTATCAAAATGATCATCATGGTCCTGATGATCTTTCTGATTTGCTTTGTACCTTATCATGTCAATCGCTACATTTATATTCTCCATTACAATGGGACCCAAGCTTCCTGCGAAACACAGCGTATTCTAGCCCTCAGTAACCGCATCACTTCCTGCCTCACGAGTCTCAATGGTGCCTTTGACCCagtcatgtatttttttgtagcTGAGAAATTCCGTGAGGCTTTGTGCAATCTGTTTTGTGTTAAAAAGACTGTAATGTTGCCTCAAACATATGAGGGTAAG